ATATCGTTCTTCCATTGAATGGGTGTTTGATGGCGGAATTTATGCTTCACAGAAAGAAGGGACTTTACCCAAATTATTAAAACTACCCTACTCCATTACAGATTTAGCCGCCAAAGATACTTCAAAACTTTATTCCGCATTATCCACTTTGTTTCGATGTATCGTAAATAATAGGTTTGAAAAGGATGATATCCATACTTTATTCAAAAATCCACTCTTAACGGGACTTGGTGGAGACGAAGATGAGCCTTCTTCCCTGAAAGTTTTGGATCTAATTGATTCTTTAGGTTCAATTTACGAAGAAGGAAACCAATACAATCCATATACAATTTCCTTTGGACTGAAACGTGCAGTGGTGTCGATGGTTCTAGACGAAAAAACTGCTTGGGAAGAAGCAGAAGTTGTTACAAAAGAAATATCTTCCGACAAAACAATCATTCAATTTGTAGAAATTTGGAATCGCATCAAAAAAATACAATGGGATTTAAAAGAAAGTATTTTAAAATATTCTAATGAAGAACGTTATTTAATTTTTGAAACTCTTTTTCAAGAATTGTTCCTCTTTGAAGGTGATTTAGAAAACGAACGGAATTATTTCAACGAATGGTTACGATCCATACAATCTTGGTGTCATACTGACTGGAAAAGTCCGAAAGACTTTTTGGAAATGCTGTTGATGATTACAGAGGAAGTTTTTTCTAACATACCAATGCAGAAAGGGAACTACTTAACCGAAGGGATCACGATCTCTCTTTTACAACCCATGCGACCCATTCCTTTTTTACATATATACATTGCAGGACTAGGAGAAGGAAAATTTCCAGGTTCGGTTGATCGATCAAGGTTTAATTTACGTAGATTTGATTCCAAACCTTGGGATCTCAGTAGAAGAGAAATCCAAGAATCCCTTTTCTGGGAATCAATCCTTTCTGCAGAAGAAAGTATTACATTTTCCTATGTAGGGAAAAATACACTGGAAGACAAAGAATTCGAACCATGTTCAACTCTATTTGAAGTGATGACCACAATGGATATAAAAAAAGCCGTTGAATTGCCGCTAACATCCTATAGTCGGTTCTACGACGAAACACAATTCCCATCTTTTGACTATGTCCGCAATATTAAAACCTATAGAGAATCAAGTGAAGCACCAGACAGTCCAGACTTTACAAATCCAGATTTACTGACAGAATCAGAAGTTGTTAGAAAACAGACCAATATCATTTCAGTCCAACAGTTATCCAATGGATTGAAAAATCCGATCCTAAGTTCTCTTTCAGAAAATCTTGGAAAAGTTTGGGAGGAAGACGAAGAGTCAGCAGAGGAACCTTTCCGACTGAATGCTTTAGAAATTTTTACGGTTAAAAAAACTTTTATCCCTATCTTTACAGAATCATTGGTGACTGAAAAAGGTTGGACTTGGGACGCGGATCGGATCCGAAAACATTTAGAAGATTACACTTTTAAAAAGGAAAAAGAAAGCGAATTTCCTTATGGAGCCTTTCATATTGTATCTTCCAAAGTTTTATTAGAAGAGTTAGAAACCATTTCCGAAAGATTTCGTTTTTTTAAAGAATCTATCTTTGATCAAAATGATGGTTCCGTTTATTTAAAAGCTGTCTCCATGGGTGATACAGGTCTACGAGAATGTAAAAAAATCGAACCATTCCAGATAACAGATGTTGATTCTATCAATGGTGAATGGGAAAATCTAATCGAAAGAGATGGAACTTTTTATTGGTTTTATACAGGTAGTTTGTATGAGAAACCCAAACAACCAAATGATTACCTAAAGGATTATTTAGGTAAAATGGCTCTGATCTTCATTACTGCTTGTTTATTTCAAAGTATAGGGAAAAAACTTGTGGTGATCCCAACAAACTCGAAAGATTTCAAAACGGAAGACTTCCTTGATTTTTCGAATCTTTCTGAATCAGAAAGTAGATCTTATTTAAGTTCCGTATACAAACTAGTTACAGAAGAAAACCCCCGATACATCCCAAATGCTGGTTTGAATATATTCTTTTCTAAAAATTCATTCGAAGAATTGGAAAAAAATCCAGAAACCATTGATCCCATGTGGAATGAACTTCTTTTGGAAGAATCGGAAACCATTTTACATTTTGAAAATAAACTAATGAAACTATCTCCACATACCAAAACATTACTAGAACAGTTTTCTCCTCATTCGGTATGGAATGTGTTTCTGCCGCTTCTAAAAAAAGGATTCTAAACTATGGATCATCCCCTACTCCAGAAACCTAAATTCATTGAAGCTTCTGCCGGAACAGGAAAAACACACCTAATCATGCAAATGTTAGGTGAAATCATGCAATATGATGTAGATCATAACATTTCTGAAAATCGAATTTTAAATACACTCATCCTCACTTTCACAGAAAAGGCTGCAGGCGAACTCAAGGCGAGACTTAAATCCAAAATTTTAGAACTATCTGATGAGGGGAAAAAACCTGAATTCTATCGTTATCTAAGAGACTTAGACCAAGTGACCATTTCCACCATCCATGGTTTTTGTAATATGGTTTTAAAAGAATATCCGATAGAAACACAAAACAATCCCAATTTTCAACTAACAAACACAGATGAAATTGTTAAAAATAGTTTTTACCAATTAAAGCGAAACCACTGGGATGGGAAAAATTCAGAGGAACTTGCGGAATCATTAATTGAATCAAAAGCCTTAGAAAACGAATCGAATATTACTTTTGCAGTTTCAAAACTTCTTTCTGATACAAAAAACTACTACTTCCCCAAAAATTTGACCATCGAAGGAATCATTTCTTCTCCAAAAATTGAAATCATTCTCCCTAATTTAAAACAAATCATCCTCACATTAGAGGGAAAAGTCGGACAATCAATTCTAGGCCAAGGAGACAAAAGGACCTCGCAGAAATGGTTAGAGGCTTGGTCATCTTTAAACCAATTCATCTTGGCCATAAGTGCCAAAGATAACAAACAACTCAAATCTGAGTTACTCAGAATTAAAAATTTCAAAAGGACCTCGGAAGGTGCAAATTACCAAGGGTTCTCCTATTTATTATTAACTGGAAAAACTATTGTCAAAAATTTAAACAAAGAAGCAGTAGAACTCCAATCTTCCATAACTAATTTGGTCACTTTACTTGAAGAAACTTTCCCTATAGAGGAAATTGATTTAGACGGAAAATGGTTTTTACAAGAAACGGTTTTTCGGTTAGTAGAAAAATCAAAATCGCAGTTAAATACAAATGATACACTGACTTATGATCAGATGATTCTCAAAGTTTATGAAGCAGTTGTGACTTCTCCTAATACTTCATTAATCACATCCCTTAAAGAACGATATCAAGTTTGTATTTTGGATGAATTTCAAGATACAGACAAAAACCAATACCAAATTTTTCGTTCTCTTTTTGTGGATCCTAATGACCAAACTCGAATGTTGTTTTGTATTGGAGACCCAAAACAAAGTATCTACGGCTTTAGAGGAGCAGATATTGGAATTTATCTGGAAGCTGAAAAAGACTTTCCAAACTCGAAAGCAACTTTATCAACAAATTATCGATCCACCAAAGAAATTATAGAAGCTCTGAATCTCCTTTTCCATGACGAAAGCAAAGAACTTGGAGAAACTAGTTTTTTCCCAATCGAAGAACCGGGTTCAAAGAAAGAAAACTATCAGTACCATCCGGTTGATTATCCAAAGAGTTCTGAAATTAAATATCAGTATACAGATCCAAATGAATTTGGAATTCATATCATCCAATACCCAGATAAATTCCAGAATGTTAGCCGAGCGCGGATCCAATGGGCAGAATCTATAAAAGATGAAATCCTATCTTTTAAACAAAAGAAACAATCCTTAGTTTTTCTTAAAAAAGACAACCCTAACCATCAAGAAGTAAGGCTTAAAGATATAGCTGTGTTATGTGGTAGCAAAAACGAAACTGAACTTGTTGAAAAGGTTTTATCAAAGGCAGGAATCCCATGTTCCATATACAAACAAAGGGGTGTCTTTCAATCGAAAGAAGCAGATCAAATTGAGAACTTACTAGAATGTCTCATTGATTCCAATAGCTCTCGTTCCTACAAAAGAATTCTCTTTTCTGAACTATTCAGTGTTCGGGCGGAAAATCTATCCAAATACAATGAACATTCTATAGATTCATACGAAAAATCTTTAATCGATGTTTGGCTAAAACTAATTCGAGACAATCGGTATGCAGCGTTTTTTCGTTCTGTGATGGACGAAACAAAAATACTTTGGAACCATGAAACTAAAAACCTAGAATGGGAACGAAAACGAACCAATTACCGACAAATTTTTCAAAGATTACTTGAATTTCAAATCAGAACTAATGCAAGTCTTTCGGAGTTACTGGATGAACTACGAGAGCTTAAACAGAAAAAAACTTCCCCGGAGGAAGAACCACTCTTTGACCGTGAAACAGAAGATGATGCAGTTCAGATTCTAACCATCCATGCCTCCAAAGGGTTGGAATGGCCCATCATATTTTTATACTATTTTGGAACCAGACCTCAAAGTTTAAACAACTACGAATACCCTACTCTCATTAAAGAAAACGGAAAAACAGAAAGAAAGTGGATTCTAAATCTCTGGGACTCTAAAGTCGGAAAACAAATTGAGTTCAATCATTTTATCAATGAACAAAAACGCCTGTTATATGTTGCCCTCACAAGACCAAATTTAAGATTATATTTGCCAAAACTATCCTGGGGAACAGATTTTACAAAAAAAACAGGGTATGGCAGTACTTTATTTCAAGAACTGGAAAGAATTCAAGAACTTGTTCTCTCTCGCAAAAACATAGACAGGCTTTTTTTATTCCGGAACGAAATGAATCCCGAGTCATTCGATCCGATTAGCGATA
The window above is part of the Leptospira brenneri genome. Proteins encoded here:
- a CDS encoding exodeoxyribonuclease V subunit gamma yields the protein MPIHYHAGLHLQDITTELGKQIKENQKENPLKRPLVVVPNQNLIPWLRLNLPKFDESNLSLNIEFTFLEKAILKIIFQYLNIPAYEEKTALYQYESLKKDCFALLYRNQKEILNDFPEIETYLKEIPKLYYLSDILTKYFKDYELNREEWIKDWLGLEAKPIPNELKKDPYFALEKQIYTEIFKDSSKPKNLFRYLEEGKKLSLSGDLHLFCLSNLSGTYIDFLKETTSGPDSKLNVHIYQFHNGKIIGKNSEKNKNHLSKFSKPQSYLAKEFAKGEYTKQKSKFVSGGMLSKLKAQLLEESTKPENYLEDQTVRVWNAPSVYRELESIAHDILNKISLSKGKLNLLDFAILVPDMNEYRSSIEWVFDGGIYASQKEGTLPKLLKLPYSITDLAAKDTSKLYSALSTLFRCIVNNRFEKDDIHTLFKNPLLTGLGGDEDEPSSLKVLDLIDSLGSIYEEGNQYNPYTISFGLKRAVVSMVLDEKTAWEEAEVVTKEISSDKTIIQFVEIWNRIKKIQWDLKESILKYSNEERYLIFETLFQELFLFEGDLENERNYFNEWLRSIQSWCHTDWKSPKDFLEMLLMITEEVFSNIPMQKGNYLTEGITISLLQPMRPIPFLHIYIAGLGEGKFPGSVDRSRFNLRRFDSKPWDLSRREIQESLFWESILSAEESITFSYVGKNTLEDKEFEPCSTLFEVMTTMDIKKAVELPLTSYSRFYDETQFPSFDYVRNIKTYRESSEAPDSPDFTNPDLLTESEVVRKQTNIISVQQLSNGLKNPILSSLSENLGKVWEEDEESAEEPFRLNALEIFTVKKTFIPIFTESLVTEKGWTWDADRIRKHLEDYTFKKEKESEFPYGAFHIVSSKVLLEELETISERFRFFKESIFDQNDGSVYLKAVSMGDTGLRECKKIEPFQITDVDSINGEWENLIERDGTFYWFYTGSLYEKPKQPNDYLKDYLGKMALIFITACLFQSIGKKLVVIPTNSKDFKTEDFLDFSNLSESESRSYLSSVYKLVTEENPRYIPNAGLNIFFSKNSFEELEKNPETIDPMWNELLLEESETILHFENKLMKLSPHTKTLLEQFSPHSVWNVFLPLLKKGF
- a CDS encoding UvrD-helicase domain-containing protein; amino-acid sequence: MDHPLLQKPKFIEASAGTGKTHLIMQMLGEIMQYDVDHNISENRILNTLILTFTEKAAGELKARLKSKILELSDEGKKPEFYRYLRDLDQVTISTIHGFCNMVLKEYPIETQNNPNFQLTNTDEIVKNSFYQLKRNHWDGKNSEELAESLIESKALENESNITFAVSKLLSDTKNYYFPKNLTIEGIISSPKIEIILPNLKQIILTLEGKVGQSILGQGDKRTSQKWLEAWSSLNQFILAISAKDNKQLKSELLRIKNFKRTSEGANYQGFSYLLLTGKTIVKNLNKEAVELQSSITNLVTLLEETFPIEEIDLDGKWFLQETVFRLVEKSKSQLNTNDTLTYDQMILKVYEAVVTSPNTSLITSLKERYQVCILDEFQDTDKNQYQIFRSLFVDPNDQTRMLFCIGDPKQSIYGFRGADIGIYLEAEKDFPNSKATLSTNYRSTKEIIEALNLLFHDESKELGETSFFPIEEPGSKKENYQYHPVDYPKSSEIKYQYTDPNEFGIHIIQYPDKFQNVSRARIQWAESIKDEILSFKQKKQSLVFLKKDNPNHQEVRLKDIAVLCGSKNETELVEKVLSKAGIPCSIYKQRGVFQSKEADQIENLLECLIDSNSSRSYKRILFSELFSVRAENLSKYNEHSIDSYEKSLIDVWLKLIRDNRYAAFFRSVMDETKILWNHETKNLEWERKRTNYRQIFQRLLEFQIRTNASLSELLDELRELKQKKTSPEEEPLFDRETEDDAVQILTIHASKGLEWPIIFLYYFGTRPQSLNNYEYPTLIKENGKTERKWILNLWDSKVGKQIEFNHFINEQKRLLYVALTRPNLRLYLPKLSWGTDFTKKTGYGSTLFQELERIQELVLSRKNIDRLFLFRNEMNPESFDPISDTKKTNPLTKEKQNLIFLPTEIKAGRILLQHSYTSLQTSQNALIKTQEDSQKEIEELLEQESIKVKTDLPSNSKVGNFLHRILELCDFSIFELPIESIQKHPSWLWAFSESMRQYPIKLPFDAADSLDLVVAKVLKRAMMAEITLADGETFSLNKLKPEERSSELKFHLYVQKMLEGLTTNLTPGFENYLKGAIDLVFCKNGKYYIVDYKSNLLPNEVYDTKAVTTAVVEKGYLIQKSVYALILYDYLSSLYGKELALERFGGVYYLFLRGMGIEKNSGIYSDLKTSKDQWTSETFTAIRAEILSYIQDAAFSLEKLYS